One Coregonus clupeaformis isolate EN_2021a chromosome 21, ASM2061545v1, whole genome shotgun sequence DNA window includes the following coding sequences:
- the LOC121535419 gene encoding caytaxin, translating to MSEVTAHMDSMEVKDEWQDEDFPRPLPEDGYMEDGGLTDNTTTPPNTLNIGVGDESSALRKRRTLVAPDMNVSLDQSEGSVLSNDFLGNPDDLDINVDDMDTPDDDSLEFITNGNELEWEDDTPIVSSKGLTGSQTEEEEAGRLWRTVIIGDQEQRIDMAVIRPYLRVVTHGGYYGEGLNAIIVFAACYLPESSCEDYTYIMENLFLFVISSLELLVADDYMIIYLNGATPRRRMPGISWLKRCYHTINRRLKKNLKWLVIAHPSWFIRTVLAISRPFISVKFMDKIRYVHTLDELSQLIPMDHIQIPECVLQYDEQKITAQKER from the exons ATGTCAGAGGTCACGGCACACATGGACAGCATGGAGGTTAAGGACGAGTGGCAGGATGAAGACTTCCCCAG GCCTCTACCAGAAGATGGATACATGGAGGACGGGGGGCTCACTGACAACACGACAA CTCCCCCTAACACCCTGAATATTGGTGTCGGGGATGAGTCGTCGGCCCTGCGTAAGCGCCGTACGCTGGTAGCCCCGGACATGAACGTGTCATTGGACCAGAGCGAGGGTTCCGTCCTGTCAAATGACTTTCTGGGTAACCCTGACGACCTGGACATCAACGTGGACGACATGGACACGCCTGACGACGACTCCCTGGAGTTCATCACCAACGGCAACGAGCTGGAGTGGGAAG ACGACACTCCTATAGTGAGTTCCAAGGGTCTGACTGGAagccagacagaggaggaggaggcaggcagACTGTGGAGGACAGTGATCATAGGAGACCAGGAACAGAGGATAGACATGGCTGTCATCAGACCATACCTAAGGGTGGTCACACACGGAG gttactatggtgagggtCTGAATGCCATCATAGTGTTTGCGGCTTGTTACCTGCCAGAGAGCAGCTGTGAGGACTACACTTACATCATGGAGAACCTCTTCCT CTTTGTGATCAGTAGCCTGGAGTTGTTGGTGGCTGACGACTACATGATCATCTATCTGAACGGAGCTACGCCTCGCAGGAGGATGCCTGGTATCAGCTGGCTAAAGAGGTGCTACCACACCATCAACAGGAG GTTGAAGAAGAATCTGAAGTGGCTGGTCATTGCTCACCCGTCCTGGTTCATCCGTACAGTCTTGGCCATCTCCAGACCCTTTATCAG TGTCAAGTTCATGGACAAGATCCGTTATGTTCACACATTGGATGAGTTGAGCCAGCTGATCCCTATGGACCACATACAGATTCCAGAATGTGTCCTGCA ATATGATGAGCAGAAGATTACAGCACAAAAAGAAAG